Below is a window of Syntrophomonas wolfei subsp. wolfei str. Goettingen G311 DNA.
TAAGAAACTTTTCCAATTCGGCTACCTTGAAATCATCGCCGTAGTAGCCCAGGTGCTCATAGAATACTTTCAGGAAAACTTTAAGAATGGCTTCCTTATCAGTTTTCATCCCCAGTGGGCTTTTGGAATCTATATTAAAAAGGATAGTTTCGCATTCTACCCGTGATGCCCGCTCGATATCGGCATAGAGAACCTGATCAGTTATCTTGTCAGTAAAGAAAGCGACCGGTTTTGTACCTTTAACTTCATCGTTTTCCAGGAGGTAGGAAAGGATTTTTAAGAAGTGAGATTTACCGGAACCGAAGAAACCGGATATCCATACTCCCATTTCATCGGTATAGCCATCTATTCCCTTCTGATAGTTTTGATAGAAGCTAGCGATATGCTTATGCAGCTCTCTGGTAACCACATATTCGTCCAGTTCCTGGTAGCGGTTATCCTCATCATCCTGGGCAACCTTGATGACCCCTTTTATTTCCCGGTCTATTTTCTTTTTAAACATTTCCCGAACCAGCATATGTAAACCTCCCTATCCTGAATTGTTATTAGCAAGAATGTAAAGCCTCTCCCGCTTACATTTTACTTACGTTTTATTAAAGAGGCGGGAGGTGAATGGGCAGAATTGATAGACGGCCTTACACCTCACTTATTTCACTAACTGAAAAGCACGATAGTAATTTTCATCTTGAAAACGATTGAACAATTTCAGCGACTGTCCATCATAACTGCCCGGGAAGAAAAGCACCACCGGTAGTTGGTCAAACACATGATGGAGATTGTTTAAGATTTTGTGCGAACGCATAAAGGGATAAACTTTTCCTACCCCAGTAAGGAATAGTACATTGCCCGGCTTTTGCTCAAAAGTCATTTTATTGATGTAGTCCTCAAAACCGGCAGCTTGCATAATGGCATCGGCCAGCTGGGCCTGTCCCCGTTTTTCTTCCATTAATAGTATTGGCTCGAAAATCTTCTTCTCCCGGGTGATGTCCAGCAGAATTTCGTACAAATCGTATTCTATGATTCTGCGATTAGACCCTTCGTAGTTAAATTTGCTCTTTATATGTTTAATATAATCCCGAACCAGCATCTCATCGGCAGGGTCATAGTCAAATATGTAAAAACCGATTTCATTCCCCAGTCCTTTATTTTGAATGAATGATTCCGATTGTATCCTGGGGATAATCTGCTCTAATCGCTTGCTGGTGCTGTTCATTTTTCCATCTCCCCTTTTAAACTATGGTTCCCACGGCTTTTAAAAATTCTATTTCTCCATGCTCCCGGAAGTATTTTTCAACATCTTTGTCCAGGGTGAGTCGCTGTAGGGTTCCGGTATTACGATCAGCCAGAATACCGGCTTCAAAAATGATTCGGGGTAACACCCGTTTTAATTTGGCGATGGTTTCATCGCTCCACCGTGCTATATTCTCTTGCTGCTCCCTTTTGGCAACAAAGAATTCATTCAGGTCTCTTTTTTCAAGAACCAGGTTACCCTGTTCAAATTTATCTCCAATTATTTCGATTATAAAATCCAGCATGAGTTTATTAGTTTGCATTATGGCATACAGGTTGATGATTTTAGCCGTCGCCGATGGTTTTTCCGCCAAAAACCTGAGCAATGTCTCATCCAGGGTATCGACACGCTTTTGTACGGCATTAATTCTTTTGGCCAAGCTCTTTTCCGTAGCATACTGGAAGAGATTTTGGCTTTTTATCTCTTCCCGGATTTGCTGCTGGTTACGGCCACTCAGTTTGAGCCTGGCCACCTGCCTGCTTTCATAAAACAGGAAGGGCTCACCGGTCAATGCAGCACTATATTTAATTTCCGTCAAACTGCACCCACACTCCTATATTAACAAAACTCTATACATTGGGATTATCGCTGGAAGTCTGATTCGGAACAACACGGGGGTCGTTCCCTACCTACCCTTCGGTCGCTATTTATTACTTTTTGCAGTGACATCAATAATAATTTCCTGCGTAATAATTTGTTCTTTAATTTCTACACTAATGCCATTATTCCCTGCCAATTCCATTTATTATCAATTAAAAGTTAGCTCCTATTAAGTTTAGCAAATTAAACCGACATTAGTTTATCGCTGATTAATCATTAAACAGGTTATCACTCTCACAAAAAATAAGCGGGGCCTTAAAAGCCCTGCTTTTACTGTCTCCTTATGGTGGGCGCGGAGGGTTTCGAACCCACGACTGCTATATTTTCGGGAGTGTTAAAGATTGGTATTACATCATTATGAGCTTTGTTTTTCATATTTTTCTTTCTCACTTTTGCAGGCCGAATAAACGGTATGCCCAGGGTCTATAACAAGCAGTATAAAAAATAGGAGAAAATGCGAGAAAAGTGTCGCAATACAAAGAATACTCTTTTATAATATAGATATATGGTAGTCCTTTCCTGCAAATCTACACGAACCTTTTACTTTGGCTAGACTGGAAGTTATACTGGTTTTTCAAGGCGAAAATATCACATTTAGAAAGGATATGTATAATGCCAAGAACACTGAAGAACATTTTTATCGGCAGTTTTACTTTCTTACTTCTGTTGATATTAACCGGAATTACTACAGCTGCTCCGCAGCAAGAGGCAATCGTCACAGCATTCCATGATGTTAGTAGTAGTGATGCCAATCTTGTATATATAAACTATATGGCCCAACGGGGCATTATCAGCGGCTTCCCCGATGGCAGTTTTCATCCAGGTGAGGGTTTAACCCGAGCTCAAGCAGCCGTATGAAATGACCAGCGGCCAAGTTTTTGGCGCCCTGGCCAGTCAGTATACTGTCAGCAGCCAGGATACTGACGAAGAAAGCATAACCGGTAATAAATTCAGCCAAATAGCCAACCGCAATAATTACTCTGACCTGACGGCAGCCCAATCAAGCCCCCAGCCCTGGTATAAAACCGCCGAGAAGAAAAAAGACAAGATAAAAGTATATATGCCCTGGGGAGTAGTCACTATCAACGGCAGCTTCTGGAGCAACTATTCGAGCAGCAGCGGCAGTGGCATGAGCCTGCTGCAGGGAGAAGGGAGCTTAACCAGCGGCGCTGTGACCCGGAACCTCTCCCCCGGACAAAGTTCCGTGAGCGCTAGTGACGGCAGACCGCCATCGCTTCCCCATCTCATGAGCCCATCTGAAGCCCGCGAATGGACTCAGCAGCGCCACTGGTTAGGAGAGCGCGCCGCTGAGATGCAGGGCCAGCAGGAAGCAGGCGAACCCAGTAGTGGGAGCCAGGAACAGGGGAATGACCCCGGCAGTAACCTTCTGACCTATAAGCTTGACCAGGCCCTGGCCCAGGCAGAACAAACCGCCGCTGGCGCACCTTCTGGAAGCAGTGGTGGGAGTGGTAAACAAACCCCGGACTCATTTATAGATATGGAGACCTTTCTTAAGATGGCCATTCCTTATATTACATTTGAGCAGGGAGAAGACCCTGCTTATATTGCCCAGAAACAGGGCTTCATAAAAGATGAACCCAAAGGAGAAGTTTATCGGGATGATATTCTTTATTCACTTTTACGAATGACCTATGTCCCCATCCCCCCAAACGCTGATTTGCTACAACTGGCAAAAGAATATGGCATTATTTCTGCGAAGGATAAAACCATACCGGAAGAAAACATTAAAATCACTGCAAATACCGCTCTTCAGATGATGGTCAACGCGCGTAATACCTGGTATGAAAGACTGGAGGCGGAAAAGCCTGCCGAACCGTTGAATTTGATAAATTACTATATTTCAAACTCCACTTATACCTATCCGCAATTTATGTTTTCTGATGATGGTCAGGTTCTATGGTATACAGTAAGAGGAGGGCTGAAAGCTATAAATGTATCAGACGCCAGCGAGTCTGATCGGGTTCCGCGTAGCTGTTCTCCCAAAGAGGAGTACCCTGCCCAGGATGGCGAAACCGCAATAAATGTCTATGATAATTCCGGAGTTTTACGAGCTGTCTCCATTGAGGTTGCCAAACGCAGGAATTATGTTACTGATAAATATATTCTTTACCGGGAGGGCCCGGAAAAGCCATGGAAGCGTTTAATAGAATTCGACTTGTCTTTAACCCGGGATTATGAAATTATCGGCTTTAGCGCAGATAATACAAAAATGATTGTAAAAACCAATTTCTATGATAATTATGCCAGCCTCTATCAAGTTGACCCAGAAACCATGAGCAGAGAATTGATCTACCATAATTCTCATGCCGATGTAGCCGTAGAACTGGTCTCGGTACTTGCGGGCACTCCTGTTGTTAGCTTGAAAAATCCAGAGACAGGTGAACTCTTAACCGCTATATATATTGATGATAAAACCCGCTTGGTATGCTTAAGGGATGAAATGGCCACCATCATGGATAATGTTCGGGCAGATTTAGGAGAAAACCAGTTCCCGGTAGCCATTAGTCCGGACTTTGACTATTTAGTATTGCTGCACCGGGATGACCGGGATTATGGCAGTTACCGGCTGTATAATGTTGAAAGCAGGAAGGATACCCTTCTTTTATCGTCGGATATACCTATAAAGGATGTTGGACATAGCTATCCGGTATCTTTCAAAGCAAGTGATGGTCATACCGTATTTGGATATCTGACCTTACCACCTGGCAAAAGTCCGCGCAATCTACCATTAATAGTAAATGTCCATGGTGGACCTCAGGCTAGATATGTGTGGACCCCAAACGAATATGCCTTGTTGGCTTCAAACCTTGATATTGGGGTATTGTCTGTTGATTTCCGCTTTTCCATCGGATATGGCAACGAATACAGCGATTCAGCCAGTAAAAATATGCCACTAGCCCAACAAGATGTTTTCGAAAGTGTTAATTGGGCAATAAATAATGGCATTGCAGATCCTGAATGCATTGGAATTATGGGGCACTCCTATGGAGGATATATTTCCTTTTATCAAGCAGCAGTTCATCCAGATGTCTACAAAGCGGTCATTTCTTTGATGGGCGTATGGGATTGGACAGATTTGGGGCTTGAATTAATACAAGACGATCCTGTTCCAGATTATCATAGATGTTCTGCACCCGAACCTTATACTGAGCTGGCCCAAGTATTGTCTCCATCAAGCTATGCCGATAAACTCAAATCCCCTATTTTAATTATCTATGCCGGCCAAGATGACGCAGTATATCCCAGTCAGAATATAAGGGCCATTAAAGAGCTCACAGAAGCAGGGAATACGCCCCAGGTACTCTATCTGCCTGATAGCGGCCATACCCCCGATACATTAGAAAATATAACTGCCGTCTTTGAGGAAATAAAGAGTTTTTTAGATGAGCAAATGAAGGCCAATCCATGGATAATATCCCGGAGGAATGCAAGCGAGAACTGATTCGCCTAACTGACCTGGAGATAAAACCATGCAAGGCCTGTTATCGCTGTCTACAACCTGATAACGCTTGTCCAGTCCGAGACGATTTCAATTTTGTAATTGAAAAAATTAGAGGGGCGGATGCGCTTATTATTGGAGTTCCAGTATATTTCCTGGGGCCACACGGCTATTATAAAATGCTAACTGATCGGCTGCTGGGGTCACAGAATTATTCCCAAGATACGCATAGTGCAGCATATTTCATTAGCATTTCCATATTGCGGTTAGAATTACGCAGGTATTCTACCATCATTTCCTTTCCTCCCGTACGATAATGCTTCAGCAACATTAATCATACAAGATTGGAATATTAAGGTGGCCTATTTTTTCTCCAGCATCTGGCCTAATTTTAGGGTAGCATTAATACCACTATAAGCGGGTCACAAACCCGTGCCGACAATGAAGTACTGGGCCTATTATTTAACACGATATGAGGCGTGCAGATAATCCCTCCAGTTTTAGGCTTGATGGTATTTTCCATTAATCCCACCATATCTATCCAGACGGAATACTGGCCTATTCTTAATCCTTAGTTTAGTGCCTGGCACCTCATGTCATATTAGCACGAAATTAATAGATTTATAAGGAAGTTGGTAATATCATTGTATTAACAATAACTTAGTTTAAGTCGGGAGGTGATAGCAAAGTATTATCCACAGCCATTAAAAATATCAGTAAATACAAGACAAAGGGAATAGGGGATATTTTATTATGAAAAAGGGTTTTTGTCACAATTCAAAATTATTAATTTCAATCGTATTGGCTGTATCATTATTAATGACATCAGTACCTGATGCCTTTGCTGCAACGATAAATACTGCCTCAATATCCGGTGTTGTTACTGGTCAGGGCGGTACTCCACTTCCTGGAATATTAGTGCTGTTATACAAAAACTATGAACGTATTTCAACCGCCAATACTGATACAAATGGCCAGTATTCTTTTGGCGACCTTAGCTCTGGTTCATACAGAATGTTGTTCAGTCCGACTTCATATAATCAAAAAAATGGAACAACATATGCTTACCAGCGTTCTCCATATAGTTCCACGAGTTTATCGAGTCCGATTACACTTAGCGACGGGCAGTCGTTATCCATTAACACTCAATTAGAGAACGCCGGTTTTATTTCGGGCAAAGTATATGATCCAGACGGCAAACCGTTAACCGGAATAATGGTATGTGAAGTATATGAAGGCAGTACATATGGGAGGAATTATACAAATACAAGCGGAGAATATATTATAACCCAACTTCCGGCGGAGAATTACAAAGTACACTTTGATCCGGCAGAACACAATGCCCAATACGGCACTGATTATTTGGAACAGTGGTATAACAATAAGCCTGGTTCTAACCTTGCCGATGAAGTAGCAGTTATCCAAGGACAAACTATAAATGCGGACGCTTACCTTCAAATCTCCTCCGGTACGGTTTCGGGACTTAAGGCAAAGGCATGCGGCAACCAAATCAGTTTAAGCTGGTCAGCCTTTCCCGGAGCGCAGAGTTACAGCATTTATCGTACCTCCCGCTTTTTCGGAATTAACTACCAGAAAATAGATGCTACAACATCCTCTTCCTACACGGATAGCAATTTGCCTCTATCTACTGACTATTGGTACAAGGTAAAGCCGGTAACGGCCAT
It encodes the following:
- a CDS encoding S-layer homology domain-containing protein; this encodes MPRTLKNIFIGSFTFLLLLILTGITTAAPQQEAIVTAFHDVSSSDANLVYINYMAQRGIISGFPDGSFHPGEGLTRAQAAV
- a CDS encoding flavodoxin family protein, translating into MDNIPEECKRELIRLTDLEIKPCKACYRCLQPDNACPVRDDFNFVIEKIRGADALIIGVPVYFLGPHGYYKMLTDRLLGSQNYSQDTHSAAYFISISILRLELRRYSTIISFPPVR
- a CDS encoding DUF1788 domain-containing protein yields the protein MNSTSKRLEQIIPRIQSESFIQNKGLGNEIGFYIFDYDPADEMLVRDYIKHIKSKFNYEGSNRRIIEYDLYEILLDITREKKIFEPILLMEEKRGQAQLADAIMQAAGFEDYINKMTFEQKPGNVLFLTGVGKVYPFMRSHKILNNLHHVFDQLPVVLFFPGSYDGQSLKLFNRFQDENYYRAFQLVK
- a CDS encoding DUF1819 family protein, which encodes MTEIKYSAALTGEPFLFYESRQVARLKLSGRNQQQIREEIKSQNLFQYATEKSLAKRINAVQKRVDTLDETLLRFLAEKPSATAKIINLYAIMQTNKLMLDFIIEIIGDKFEQGNLVLEKRDLNEFFVAKREQQENIARWSDETIAKLKRVLPRIIFEAGILADRNTGTLQRLTLDKDVEKYFREHGEIEFLKAVGTIV
- a CDS encoding alpha/beta hydrolase family protein, giving the protein MTSGQVFGALASQYTVSSQDTDEESITGNKFSQIANRNNYSDLTAAQSSPQPWYKTAEKKKDKIKVYMPWGVVTINGSFWSNYSSSSGSGMSLLQGEGSLTSGAVTRNLSPGQSSVSASDGRPPSLPHLMSPSEAREWTQQRHWLGERAAEMQGQQEAGEPSSGSQEQGNDPGSNLLTYKLDQALAQAEQTAAGAPSGSSGGSGKQTPDSFIDMETFLKMAIPYITFEQGEDPAYIAQKQGFIKDEPKGEVYRDDILYSLLRMTYVPIPPNADLLQLAKEYGIISAKDKTIPEENIKITANTALQMMVNARNTWYERLEAEKPAEPLNLINYYISNSTYTYPQFMFSDDGQVLWYTVRGGLKAINVSDASESDRVPRSCSPKEEYPAQDGETAINVYDNSGVLRAVSIEVAKRRNYVTDKYILYREGPEKPWKRLIEFDLSLTRDYEIIGFSADNTKMIVKTNFYDNYASLYQVDPETMSRELIYHNSHADVAVELVSVLAGTPVVSLKNPETGELLTAIYIDDKTRLVCLRDEMATIMDNVRADLGENQFPVAISPDFDYLVLLHRDDRDYGSYRLYNVESRKDTLLLSSDIPIKDVGHSYPVSFKASDGHTVFGYLTLPPGKSPRNLPLIVNVHGGPQARYVWTPNEYALLASNLDIGVLSVDFRFSIGYGNEYSDSASKNMPLAQQDVFESVNWAINNGIADPECIGIMGHSYGGYISFYQAAVHPDVYKAVISLMGVWDWTDLGLELIQDDPVPDYHRCSAPEPYTELAQVLSPSSYADKLKSPILIIYAGQDDAVYPSQNIRAIKELTEAGNTPQVLYLPDSGHTPDTLENITAVFEEIKSFLDEQMKANPWIISRRNASEN